One Gopherus evgoodei ecotype Sinaloan lineage chromosome 1, rGopEvg1_v1.p, whole genome shotgun sequence genomic window, CTGGCAGACATGACAAACTACACTGTTCACATTTGCAAGCTTgcctttaataaaaattaaagctTAGAGACTGCATAACGCGAGCATGTACAGTAATTCAGGTAAGAAATCACGACGACTATACGTTTGACTCTCTTGAATGAGTTATCTTGTCACTATAATGGATATACCAGGAATAAACAGTAAGTGTTAAATGCAATACCTTTTCCCCCTGTGTAGCAGTGTCTAGTTTTTTAGGCTTTGCTGTAGATCAGTTTAGCCACATGCAGAGTGTCTGTATATTAGAAGGGAGCTCTATTGTTACATAAAACCAGTGGTCTGCTGAGCTTTTTAttttatgaaacattttgaagCATTTCCAAACCTGAAGCTCTAACAGACTAACATTAAAGAGAGACACTCAACAATAACCCATCTAGTATTCCAGCTTTTGGGACATGTGTTGATCCAGCAAGTGCACTACAGTACATTAAGAGTAACTCAAAAATCCAACTAACCTGTACACTTTTCATCTTCTATTGTGTATCCAGACAAGCAGTTTTTACATTTGCCAGGACCTTCTCCTGTGCAGCCTACACAGCTAGTATCGCATGCTAAAACAAAACACCATAAATGTATACCAGAATGCAGATGAGATGTAAATAGAAAAGACTGTATCTTGAACTTAAGCTCACAAATTTACATCAGTAAGGAGGGTGTGAAAGAAATTATAGTTCCCAAAATAATACTAACTCGTTCACATGTTCAACATGAAACCACCTATAGGCTCCTCTCCATCTCTTCCCAATCAGGACTGGGCACTATTATAAGAGTGCTTAATTGAACAATAGGACAGCCCCTGATGAGCTCCAAATTAGTTTCTTCActgttgtgcatttaattttgtaATCTTCAATTTGGATTTTGGGGAAGAGGGTAATTCAGCTTCCttgatttaaaaaggaaaaaaagaacatgaaaagaaACTGCCTGTGCTGGTTAATAACATTTATAAACATTCCCTGTGGGCAGTGGCTGTTACCCATTATTAAGCTGAATAGTTTCTACTATGTAGCCAGACAGTTTTCTGCAGTGAGGGTTTAACATGGCAACAGTACATTAGTTTAGTTTACATTGTGAGGACTTCGTGAAATGGAAATATATATTTAGTTTTCTTCAAGCATTTCAGAAGAGTCCACTTTAAGTTGAaaccaagcacagaaagtttGATCAATAAAGAAAGTTTCAGAAAACTATGAGCAAGgaaaagctgaaaataattaATGGTATTCTAGGTGTAACTATATCATTTACTGCTACAAATAGTATAAGAGGCTTTAACTGTCTTATAAACAAAGTTGATTTATAATGGTGATGTAGACAAGGCTGTAACAAAATGGCAGTATGCGTCATTAATACATTCAGATTCTGAACACCAGTGACAAACTTCAAGACACACTACAGATACTGTCAAATATACAAACATCCCtcaaaatgaaatatgaaaaaagGAAGAGGACACAAACAGCAAATCCTCTTATTCTAACTTGTGGTTAGGACAGAAAAAAATTATAGTTAAATTAATATGGGTATTTTTGAATCAATAGTATTAGTCACGCTTGTCTAACAGAAGAAAataacagaagttgttccattcTATACAGATCAAATATTATTCTAAATGTTAAGGTAATTGAAAGGAAACCTTTGCATATAAAAGATCCATTTGTGTTTAGACAGTACTGATCATCTTTGCAAGGAGAAGCCTCTACAGCACATTCATCCACATCTGAAACGTAAGAAATGACATAGGTTAACAGTTAGCATAATGTTTAACTGTTAATCTTAAACATCCTGTAagaactacttttaaaaaaaaaaaacaggtcatGATCCAAGTCCTCTGAAGTTaatagaaagactcctattgactccCACCCAATGGGGTTGCATCAGGCCCACAATGTCCTGAAAGCAAAAAGCTTTCAATGCCTAATATTAATTTGCCCAACTTGGAAATGTATATTTGACACTCAAGTACTAATGAAGCTTCATTCTGTTTAGAGCAACAGCAAGACAGACACTTCAGACTGGAATGATTTCAAGTTAAATTAAAAGCAACTGAGATTGAGAAAACCTCACATCCTATGTGTTCCCAAGTCTAACACTTGGAGGTCTGCATTCTCCTACACTAATCAGATAAACTAGACCCTTAGAGTTACGAATCCCTGAGTTATGAACTGACCCAtcaccacacatctcatttggaaccagaagtatgcaatcaggcagcagcagagactaaaagaagcaaatacagtacactgtattaaaatgtaaattattaaaaaaaacaaagggaaaacttaaaaaaagatttgacaagacaaggaaattgtttctgtgcttgtttcatttaaattgagatggccaaaagcagcattttccttctacatagtgaagtttcaaagctgcattaagtcaatgttcagttgtaaacttttgaaagaaccaccataacattttgttcagagttgcacACGTTtaagagttacgaacaacctccattcccaaggtgttcgtaactctgaggttctactgtatgtaacTTGCAATATTCAGACAGTCACTTCTACCTCACTAGAACACTTCTGCTTTTGCTGCTCCCATGTTACCAAGCCAGCAAAGTGCTCTAAGTGGTGTTAAAGATACAAGATTGAAGAGGAAAGTACAATACAGGATTGGAGAAGAAATTAAGTGTGATTAACAAGCCATGTTGAACATTAATGCCACTTTAGGAAACCAAGTACATGCTCATTTTGGCTGTGAATTCAAGGAAAGTATGCAAGTCCACTAAACTAAAAagtggataaaagcactatatattaGTGCTTTTTATTTGTATGTCCTCTGTTCTTCTCTCCAAataaaaagcactatatatatatatatatatataaataaataaaagcttaaTAATAGATGGTTTtgttgttctacaaataaaagcacacaactcatattttaatatcagtagtcttacctttctaatgcaatggatatGCCCTCTCTCtttgctggggctggggagggggtgcggggagtgtctctccctctctcctctgccaTAGCAGCTccctgagctgaggctgggaaggagaggagtctctccccggcagctgcagccctggagctggggaaagtcacctctttctctggtcaccacagccctgcacgtcccaaattccccccacctcctcttctaACCCCTACTATCCTCTCCCACTTACCCCCATTCCTCCCCAAGGCCACCActtcaccttacatgtgcgtcttctccagagTGCAGGCACCTAATTAGCGAAGCAACGCCTATGTGGCTCTGCTAATTAGGTGGGTGCCCTTCCATTCTTTCATGTGTGGGCACCCAggcacgcaccttagagggaattatctgcagaccacctgaatggagctcgtggaCCATTGGCAGTCCAaggacctcagtttgagaacctcggCTCTATACTACACCTTTACAGAGTTCTGACAGCTTTAAACCCTACTAGCATTGTTTAGATATACAGTAGCATGGAGATGGCATCAGTTTTCTGCATAACTTTTCTATCAATTCTCTTGGGCAATCCCACAATACATAGTACGATGGCATTCAAGGTATTTCTAAAGtactaattaaaaatatttagtatTCAAATGTAACCACATTTATCACCAAGTGTGatgtgattatatatatatatatattttacacacacacactcatggttCAGTGGATTACAGATGCAAGCTTTCAGTTCACATTACTTGTTCCATGCATTATGTTACAAGTCAGGAATCAAGAGACTTCCATAAATCACAGAACACATCTGAGCTAGTTTCCAAAAGGATATCATAAATGCTCTTATAGTGGAATGGTGTCAAACTGATGTGGTCTAAGCTTATCAATGTTAggttcaattattttttaaaatgcatttaaactTTGTGTTAGTGTGGACAAGATCTTGCTTACCCACACAGGTTTCGTCCTCATTTTTGATCCAGCCCTCTTTACAATCCTTGCAGTCTTTGTCAGTTGAGCCAGTGCAAGTTTTACAAGCATCATGGCAAGCTGGAAAAAGATTTTTAGCAGTCAGAGCTACATTAACTTATGCTTTAAACAAATTAGATTTTCTTTCAGAAAGATTAAGTCTTCAGGCAACCAAGTAGTAGGATTTACCTGAAACTAACTGATCACATTAATGTATAAATATGATGCTTCAGAATAAATTTGAGTTTTTATAAACATCATATGCTATCTTATTTTTAATGACACACACTTCCATTCACCCACTACCAATATCTGACTACCTATAAAGCGGAAGAGAGCAAGCACTTTAACTAGAAACACTATACAAGAAgctggaatttttgtttttgtattttgcatAATTTTAATGAAGAATAAAGTCAAGTGAAACTAACTACATGAGGTGGGACAGAAAGTAGTTACCCACATTAGAACTTAGTAAGTACAGAGAGGTTGGCAGCCTTGTGCTGAGAAGAGAGCCATGAGATTATTTGATCACTGAAAGTGATTAGAACCAATTTCACCTCTCATCAGAAATATGGCAACTGCTGCAACCCTTTGTTCACTAATACAGTGTTGGGGCACTAGTTTACTACTAATCCAGAGCAGTGCTATCTACTGAATCagcaaacttaattttttttagcacCCAATTTTTCTTTAGGACCCAACCACCTGAGATGGCTGACCTCAAAAGGCCTGGTGAAACATGCTATGCATCCAGTATTAGGATTTGATACTACTGGATAAATTTCTTTAGATCATAATATGAATCAAGttagatggggaaaaaaagtgcTACAGAACTGCATTAAAACACTGCTAAATAGTGCTACTAATAGTTCAGTTAACGTTAAGTAACATTTTTAGTTAAATCCTACAATCAGGTTTTTTAAGCTACTAAATAAATCTGCTCTCAACTGAATTGCAAAATTAGAGCGTTAGAATCAAGATATACAActgtgaggttttttgttttagaTGGGACTCAAATGGATTTTGGCTAAAAATATTGTGAAGTGACCAGGATAGACTATTACACAGGCTATAAAGTAGACCACCATATGGTAACCTAAGGTTAAAATTTCATAGGATATTTgctacatattttaatatattatctctgcaattaaaatcaatagttaAATTTAATAACTGAATTATGCTACAAAGTTAAAGATTACTATCAGAACAgattaacaaaaaaacaaagaacgTTCAGAAGAATGATTTGCCAGATCCTCAGATACTCCAGCACAATGGAATATGTGCATGACTGATGCGTCTCACTAAGACACAGTAATctaacattctgatttttttttcctcatttcttGTCATCTTAGATCCTCTGCTTGCATGATTTTCTaagatattttattaaatatatcaGAATTCTTAATTACTAACAAAGGGTTACACAAAGAGGTAAGCAAATGCTAGTTACCTGCACAAACAGAATGTGTGTCATTTTTCAGGATGCTGAAATAACCATCAGTGCATTCTAGACAAAACTCTCCTGTGTACTCCCTGTTACAACTGCATGATCCATCCCCACCTCTAGTGCCATCTCCATCACATTTACCATTTCCATGGCAAGGCCTTTCTGATCCACCGCGACATGCTATAAAGAGGGTTAAAACATTATAACTTAGAACTTTTCattactgtgggggaggggggacacctTGAAATTCTAAACACGTGTATTTTCTATCTCCTTCCAACCCCAACCCTTCTATTACCCATCCATTCCCAAATTAGCCAATAAAAAGTGAAGGGGAATTTATTTTTCATGTTGGAAGATCACATCATGTGCAGAACCTCCTCATTAGTTGTGTTCTACTcttgaaaccaaaaaaaaaaaaaagttccatgaCAGGGTCTTCATTTTGTACTTCAGTATACAGGTCAATGCCAATAATCAATGTCTCAGGGACATCCGACATTAAAATAATGTGTTTCAGATAAAGATTGGTTTTCATAAGAATTTTGGAGTTATCTGGAGTTTACCTGTTGTACTGAATTTCTTTTTATATCATTTCTTGAAAAATAGATTTAAGAAAACAGATTTCCTGaaaaaaggcagcaaagaggcCTAGACTGAGGAATAGACCAACCCTTTGCTCACTTGCACATCCAAATGTTTCAACTCCAACCAGCGCCAATATAAAATAGCTGCTTACTGGAATTTTGACTAAGTTAATTCCACTTCAGTGAATTTGGGTTTCAGGAAAACAAATAAATTTCATGTAACTTGGAATTCATATAATCAGGCTTCATCTATTTAGCAACTAACAAAAAGATAGCTGGATTGTGAAGAATGATTAGATTTCAACTGCAGGTAGGTATTAATGGCACTACTTATAAGAGAGGTCCATTTTTGAGCTAAGCCTATTACCATGACATCACTTTAGAGGGCATCCTTGGCCTGCCACTCAGCCAGGTCTGTAGTTCTCTCATAGATGCAGTGTCACTTTGATCTAACCCATTCCTCTTCCCATCTACTTCTCCTACTCTTTTTCCAGAATCACCTAGCTACTGTGCctcctctgctgctgttcctaAACCTCTCCAGCTGCCTCCCTTCCCATTTCTCCTACTCTCCCTTCCACCTGACCCTCAACTGTGGATTTGCCTGTATCTTCCCCAGCGGTCTCCAGGATGCTTTGCCATCTCTGGCCTCTCAACTGCTGCTCCATCCTTCAGCTACATTACTTCCATATATCCACACAATTCTTGCTATTTACTATACTACTATTGTAAATATCATCATGGTATCTGGGCACTAACCCTTCTTTTTGCCTCACTGTTATGGTTCTGCCTGCTCAGCCCCCACTTCAAGGCACCACTTCCTTCTCACCTCTTTTGATCTGGACCCCCATTAAGTCAGATGGAGTCTCCAACAAGGTTCTATTTTTTACAAAGCAATTCAGGACAGACAAGCATTAGATGACTGGACAAAACAGAGACAATATACTCATGGGCTTAAAATTActgtaattttaaatttaaagaaataCCAAGGCAGTCTGGTCCATATGTTCCAGAAGGACAGCAAACTTCAGTAGTTTCTATACAAAACCATTTATACAAGTCAGGATACTTCTTCTTTCTGTATAATAAAGACATTCATTTCTTAAAAGGAGTAAAGATTCCCATTTCTAGCTCATCACACAACTCAACAGAACTCTACTGTTTGAAATACACATGTTTAACACAATTCTCAAAAGTAGCACATGGGCAAACTTCTCACCTTGGCTGACTATTATAAAAAAAGTGAACTGCAgttttggaggacagaataaaaataatcaaaacatatagattaaataattttaaaatggatcACAATTGTTTTTGTCAACAATGGAAAGAACTATGTTAATTCAGTGACTAGCTGACAGAAGCCTTCCAGAATCTGATGGTATCCCAAAACCAAATTACTTTATTTAAATAATGAAAGATGTGTAACAAACAGAAAAAGTTTAGTTTTTTATTTCATATCccctgacttaaaaaaaaaaaaaagggaaaggcaaAGAGTGAGGGAACAGTCCAAtcagctaattttttttcttaaggtaTGGAATATAGTCTAAACCTgcggtgggcaaactatggcccgtagGCCGCAtgcaggccatcaggataagccgacTGCGGACCACAGGACATTTCGCCGACGTTGACAGTCCGCAGGCTCAGCCCCCTGCAActctcagtggctgcagttcatcattcctggccaatgggaactatAGGAAGTGGCAGGCTgcagagatgtgatggagtacaTGATGAAGTAATACAAGCACAAGCGGCCCTACTAATCCCAGGTTAAATTGGCAGAACTGGCAGTTAGAGGAGCTACTTTTTTACTCGTAAACTGAGAAAATGTCTGGAACTATGAAGAAGAGATATGGAATCCTACAAAGCCATCCTCGCTAagtatgattatttatttatattatagtagtacATAGAAATCTTAACCATTGATCAGGATGGGAACAGTAAAAGAAATCATGGGATTGTACTGAAGACTATTATAAAAATGCTACACGTTCACAAGGGATCAAATCCCTGGACTCACATTAGCATCAACCTCCTATCGAGTGAGTTAGTAAgtcaggaaaacaacaaaaaaacagaagaatTGTCTTTAAGGTAATGTTTATCTAGGACAAACAACAAGAAACTCCACAGGCTCATAGATCTAGCAACTTATCCATCCAAGGTAAACAGAACAATATGCCATTTATTGTACATTATCTTTCCAAATTTAAGAAGAGCTAGGTCTTTTTGCTCAAGAATTGAGATCTCAAGATATTTTTAAGAAGAAAGTTTTGCCACGGTGTCTTAGCTAAATTTCTACCTTTCCTTATTGCTGTACTGCATGCCGAATGGGTGCTACCTTCCAGTCCTGAGATTGCTGCATTTCATAATACTTTGCATATAGAGTAATAAAGTGCTTTTAGAGTCTTTGGAATGAAAGGTGCAGTATAAATATCAAATAACATCAGAATAATATCATGGCTACACTATGAATTTTCTCCACAGTTTACCCTGATTCCATAATCTTAACTGATCAgtaaccacagaaaaaaatatagtAGTTTCTTACTGAGTTATtacagtgggagggagggaggctgaggaTTTGGTAACGATGGATTGTCCTCTTAGATATTTATCCACAAATAAAGAACTCACTAGAGATTTTGTTACCTACAGTTTGAACCACCAGTTCTCTATATGTTCTTCATGCTCTTCTACCATGTTGTTGCATTCAAAGTTACTGCTGTCACACAAGTTCTCTATGATCTCTACAAGACGGATTTCACTAGAAGTGAAAAAAGTTacaagtttaaaattaaatttaagaatGGTATGTGATACTGAGTATCTAGACTCTAAACTCTTAACTTTTATTATATGATCACTTTGTGGTGTGATTTGGGCCAGTTTCCAAATATAGCAACAAAACATCCCCTGCAGAAACATAAAAAGAGTTAGCTAATGTTGCATCAACTAAGAAGCCAGTACCAGTGAAGAACAAAATCACAAGAACCACTTTAATTTTACCAATTATATTTATAGATTATAGTgagttgcaaagaaaaaaaagaaaacactcaaccgcaatatttttaatatttatctaACGTAAAATCAGATTTCGACAAGCAATATACATCTACACTTTTGTAGTAACTCAAATCTAGAAGTTTCAGACTAGCATCTTATTATCCAGAGACCAAAATTCAATACTGAATTTGCAGATTGAGAGAAGACTGCAATTCAGACTGGCAAGTTTTTTATCCTGCATATGCAAGAAATGGAAAGATAAAGTATAAAATCGTTCAAGCATTCAAACAGGAAGAAAGTCTGGACCTTTGGATTGCTGTCTgtcaaagttggtccaataaaagatattatctcacacTCCTtatctctctagtatcctgggaccaacaataCTAAAACAACACTGCATTCTACAATAGTGCAGGTATTTAGGGAGCAATTCTTTATTTAACAAACTCTAGTGCAACACATTTGATAGCAGTTTGGCATTATGATCAAGGCTATGATAGCTctgacaaaggaaaaaaaaacattactCAATAAAATTGCTAAATAACCTCACAAGATTTTCAATGGGATAACGTAGcttagtttttggtggtggtgataAAAATCAGATTGTAGTCTTCACCAAAAACTGCTATTACTCGTGGAAATATCAGATTGGTTCCATTTTATCAGAAATCATTAAGAACAcatagcttttattttattattctacAAATTGCGTTCAGTATTTATGCTATAACGTTATTGCAGATGAGAAGCATGGCTTAGTCACAAAGTAAACGTCCATAGATATACTGTACCTGGATTCATACTTGGATAGGGTTTTCTCTTCCCAAGCAGTATTCCCACCACCAAAATTCTTTTTTGCTGTATCGGCTAATCCCTAAGAGAAgacaaaatactttttaaaaataagctttattgaaacaatattaaataatatgaaactaTTAAAAAGTAATCAAATAAGTGTAATAGGCAAGCAATATTTATAACTTCCACAACATGTGAAGTTATGATAGGTGCTTACAAAAACGTAAAACAAGATTTTGAAGCTTACAATCAAATATTATATTAGACAAAGGGATGAAAGGCAACAGGGTGAGAGGGAGAAAACAGATGGAAAGAAAGGTAAGTTAAAATAGTACATGATACCTAGATTGTTATTTGCATAATAAGGTTCTGGAATAGTCTTTATTAAGATTGGTTTTCTGGCTGCCATATGAGAATGTGAATGAAATccaagcctcactgaagtcaaaggggccGGGATTTTATCTCAATACTGGGATGTATGTCCCCACatacagtttctctctctcacacacacaggacaGAAGAGCCGGAGCAGACCCGTTCCCGCAGCTGGCGCACCACACCGGGCGGAGAAGCGCTCGAATGAACCACTGCCCAATTTGCCGAAGTCTCAATCCCCATTAGCTCAGCAGCCCCAAAACGAGATGCGAACTGAGCATCTCGCCCCAGTACAGCGTGGGGCACCGGCTGCCCCAGACCCCTGGAGCGAGGCTCTGTCCGGGGAGGTGGCGCAAGGCTGGGAGCCTGCCCCGCTCTCGGagccccggacgcctgggttccatcTCCGGGGACACAGTGCCCGGCTAACGCCCGGCTCTGCGGCTCCCTCGGCCGCCCCCCGCGAGCCCCACCTGGTTGAAGCGGTCCGCGATGCCCCTGCAGGTGgcgcaggcctggctgggccGCGGCCCGGCGCCCCGGGCGGGGGGCAGCATCAGCAGCAGCGCGGCGCACAGCACCAGCGCCGCGGCCACCAGCGCGTAGcctccctgggggcagggtctcatggcgcgggggcagggggagcggggcgcTGCCACCCCTCGCTCAGGAGCCGGCTACCGGCAGCGCCACACGAGCCCCCACAGCCACCCTAGCAACCAGCAAACCGAGCCTGCCGGGCCCAGTTGCTGCCCCATTCGGATTTCCGTGTCAGCTCCACGCGTACTCCAGTCCCGGCGCCCATTGGAGCAGACAGTGAGCCCGTAGGAACGTGGTCCAATCAGAGCTCGCCACGCTCGGGGCCAATGAGAATCCACGTGTAGGCCCAGAGCGAAGGTGGGCAGGAAGCCAGAGAAGAAAAAGCGATGGGCGGGGCCGACTGCAGGCTCAGCGGCCATCTTGTGTTCGGGCAGCCGGGAGCCCGGCAGCGACCTCGCACCAGCCGCCCATTTCTGTTAGACGCCGCGCGTACAGGGATTTGTGTGCCTGCTGTGGGCGCTTTGCCCGAATCCAACATGGCCGCCTGGCGCCTCTAGTACGGTCAATGACCTGAGCCGCCTCGCTGTCACGTGCCCCCATGTGAGGCGGCCACGTGGCTGACAGACTGTAGCTGGAAAGGTCAGGCGGCTGCGGAGGCAGGTTGGTCCCGGCTGCTAGGGGTGTGGTGTAGCTGGCGAGCCTGCAGCCCCTTCCACACCTCGGTCTTCTCACCCGCGGGGCGCCCGTCACGCGGGGCGCCGGTGCTTCcagggggagcgggaggggacTCTGTGAGGATGAAGGGCATTCGTTTGACGTGTCGTGTCCACGCGTGACCGTGTGGCAGGCACGTCGCTGTGGGACACTGTATGAGCTCCGCCGACTCCGCTCCCCACAGCGCTCTGCAGTGGACTGGGTGGAGCTGTCTGGCTGGTTAGGCGCccacgggcagagctggggcccccagtggaagggggtgggggttcacTAATGCGTGGAAGAGGCCGGGGGGTCCCATCCGACAGCGCTGGCTGCTCGAGGAACGCACACACCGTAATAATAAAGTGCAGCGAGCGGCCCATCGGGGCATGTCTCAGCCCTGCCAGCATGGGAAAGCGACTGAACTGGGTCATTGAGGAAGCTGGGTGGAGGGTGTAGGAATCTAAGCGCTCGGCCATGCGTTTAAAATGAAACCAGGGTAAAAAATTGACAAAGTTTGTCTTTTGACAACATACATATAAATATTCACATCACACAACTATAAAGAGTGTATTTGTACTTGTATCTCCGCAGCCATTCAGTTCTGTCAAATACCCTTcctttaaaggaaaactgcactGATGGGCTCTAACACCTGGAAAGCATCCCCAAAAAGGTCATAAAAAGACAAACGTGGATTGTGTTAACATTTATTAGGATATTGTGTAGGGCTGTcgagtgatttaaaaaatgtattgtgtgattaattgccctgttaataatagaataccattatttaaatttttttgacattttctcattttcaaataaattgatttcagttacaacacagaatgcaaagtgtacagtgctcactttatatttatttttattacaaatatttccactgtaaaaaaacaaaagaaatagtgtttttcaattcacctaatacaagtactgtagtgcaatctctttattgtgaaagttgaaccaacaaatgtagaattatgtacaaaaaataattattcaaaaacaacaatgtagaactttagtgcctgtaagtccactcagtcctacttcttgttcagccaattgctcagacaaacaaatttggttaCAATTTTCAAGAGATAattctgcccacttcttgtttacaatgtcacctgaaagtgagaacaggtatttgcatggcactgttgtagctagcgtcgcaagatatttacgtgtcagctgcactgaagattcatatgtcccttcatgcttcaaccaccattccaggggacatgcgtccatgctgataatgggttctgttcaataacaGTCCAAATCAGAGCAGATCAGTGCATTTCATTTTTATCATCctagtcagatgccaccaacagaaagtTGGTTTCTTTTCTCGTGGTTCAGGTTTTATAGTTTCCTTATCGGAATGTTGctcattcctctcagattttggatggcacttcatattcttaaaccttgggttgagcgctctagctatttttagaaatttcacattggtaccttctttgtgtctTGTCAAATATtctgtgaaagtgtttttaaaaagaacgtgctggatcatcatctgagactgctataacatgaaatatgcggcagaatgtgggtaaaacaacAGGAGAcaaacaattctcccccaagaagttcagtcacaaatttaattaacacatttttttaatgagcatcatcagcacggaagcatgtcctctggaatggtggcagaagcatgaaggggcttATGAATGTTTAGCCTAGCttgcatataaataccttgcagtgctggctataACAGTGCTGTGCAAACGCCTCTTTCTCACTGtatggtgatattgtaaacaagaagctggcaaTGGTATGGCCTGTAAATGGAAACAAGCTTGTTTATCTTgacaattggctgaataagaagtaggtctgagtggacttgtagcgctacagttttacattgtttcgtttttgagtgcagttacataacaaaaaaatcaaccct contains:
- the CRELD2 gene encoding cysteine-rich with EGF-like domain protein 2, with product MRPCPQGGYALVAAALVLCAALLLMLPPARGAGPRPSQACATCRGIADRFNQGLADTAKKNFGGGNTAWEEKTLSKYESSEIRLVEIIENLCDSSNFECNNMVEEHEEHIENWWFKLKKKYPDLYKWFCIETTEVCCPSGTYGPDCLACRGGSERPCHGNGKCDGDGTRGGDGSCSCNREYTGEFCLECTDGYFSILKNDTHSVCAACHDACKTCTGSTDKDCKDCKEGWIKNEDETCVDVDECAVEASPCKDDQYCLNTNGSFICKACDTSCVGCTGEGPGKCKNCLSGYTIEDEKCTDIDECNLAEKVCLRENEDCINTPGSYKCVCSESFEEKDGICVQIEKTGEEVETLATAPPSAGHEDL